From the genome of Azospirillum brasilense, one region includes:
- a CDS encoding glutamate--cysteine ligase yields MSAPPQTRGEPITDRRQLAAYLESGNKPADQWRIGTEHEKFAYRVSDHRPLPYEGPDGIGELLTRLQRFGWEPVEEKGNLIALTQGMANITLEPGGQVELSGAPLETLHQTCAEVHRHLDQVKEIGGELGIAMMGLGFQPKWRRDEIPWMPKGRYKIMGDYMPKRGNLGLDMMMRTCTVQVNLDFASEADMVKKFRVSLALQPIATALFANSPFTEGKPNGFQSFRSHIWTDTDPDRTGDLPFVFEDGFGFERYVDYLLDVPMYFVYRDGTYIDASGQSFRDFMQGRLPALPGEIPLITDWADHMTTSFPEVRLKKYLEMRGADGGPWRRLCALPALWVGLLYDSQALDAAWDLVKGWTTEERAHLRAEVPRHALRTPFRGRTVREVALEVLEIARGGLARRARNDNWGDDEAHFLNTLLDIAESGQTPADELLEKFNGPWGGSVDPVFKEYAY; encoded by the coding sequence ATGTCCGCACCTCCGCAGACGCGTGGTGAACCGATCACCGACCGCCGCCAACTGGCGGCCTATCTGGAATCCGGCAACAAGCCGGCCGACCAGTGGCGCATCGGGACTGAACACGAGAAATTCGCCTACCGCGTCTCCGACCACCGGCCGCTGCCCTACGAGGGGCCGGACGGGATCGGCGAACTGCTGACCCGCCTGCAGCGCTTTGGCTGGGAGCCGGTGGAGGAGAAGGGCAACCTCATCGCCCTGACCCAGGGCATGGCGAACATCACGCTGGAGCCGGGCGGGCAGGTGGAACTGTCCGGCGCCCCGCTGGAGACCCTGCACCAGACCTGCGCCGAGGTGCACCGCCACCTCGATCAGGTGAAGGAGATCGGGGGCGAGCTGGGCATCGCCATGATGGGCCTCGGCTTCCAGCCGAAATGGCGGCGCGACGAGATCCCCTGGATGCCCAAGGGCCGCTACAAGATCATGGGCGACTACATGCCCAAGCGCGGCAATCTCGGCCTGGACATGATGATGCGCACCTGCACCGTGCAGGTGAACCTGGACTTCGCGTCGGAAGCCGACATGGTGAAGAAGTTCCGGGTCAGCTTGGCGCTTCAGCCCATCGCCACGGCGCTGTTCGCCAACTCGCCCTTCACCGAGGGCAAGCCGAACGGCTTCCAGAGCTTCCGCAGCCACATCTGGACGGACACCGACCCCGACCGCACCGGCGACCTGCCCTTCGTGTTCGAGGACGGCTTCGGGTTCGAACGGTACGTGGACTACCTGCTCGACGTGCCGATGTACTTCGTCTACCGCGACGGCACGTACATCGACGCCTCCGGCCAGTCCTTCCGCGACTTCATGCAGGGCCGCCTGCCGGCGTTGCCGGGCGAGATCCCGCTGATCACAGACTGGGCCGACCACATGACCACCTCCTTCCCCGAGGTGCGTCTGAAGAAGTATCTGGAGATGCGTGGCGCCGACGGCGGCCCCTGGCGCCGCCTGTGCGCCCTGCCGGCCCTGTGGGTCGGGCTGCTCTACGACAGCCAGGCGCTCGACGCCGCCTGGGACCTCGTGAAGGGCTGGACGACGGAGGAGCGCGCCCACCTGCGCGCCGAGGTGCCGCGCCACGCGTTGCGCACCCCCTTCCGCGGCCGTACGGTGCGGGAGGTCGCGCTTGAGGTGCTGGAGATCGCCCGCGGCGGTCTGGCCCGCCGCGCCCGCAACGACAACTGGGGCGACGACGAAGCGCATTTCCTGAACACGCTGCTCGACATCGCCGAGTCTGGCCAGACCCCCGCCGACGAGCTTCTGGAGAAGTTCAACGGCCCCTGGGGCGGCAGCGTCGATCCGGTGTTCAAGGAATACGCGTACTGA
- the ubiA gene encoding 4-hydroxybenzoate octaprenyltransferase: MTSPASPAPGEFTDIRRGDWIDRFAPAAVRPYLRLARLDRPIGTWLLLFPGWWSIALAGAGPLPDLWLMALFAVGAVVMRGAGCTVNDILDRDFDAMVERTRTRPIPSGQVSVKQALAFLAVQLLIGLAVLVQFNLLTIGLGVLSLVLVFTYPLMKRITWWPQAFLGLTFNWGALMGWTAVRGELEWPALTLYAAGIVWTLGYDTIYAHQDKEDDARIGVKSTALRLGDQSKIWIYGFYTLTFVGIGIAGRLAGLGGLFLPLLSLAALQLSWQVATWNPDDQTDCLKKFKSNRWFGWLVLVAFLAGKV; this comes from the coding sequence ATGACCAGCCCCGCCTCCCCCGCTCCCGGCGAATTCACCGACATCCGGCGCGGCGACTGGATCGACCGCTTCGCCCCGGCGGCGGTCCGTCCCTATCTGCGGCTGGCGCGGCTGGACCGGCCCATCGGCACGTGGCTGCTGCTGTTTCCCGGCTGGTGGAGCATCGCGCTGGCCGGCGCCGGACCGCTGCCCGACCTCTGGCTGATGGCTCTGTTCGCGGTCGGCGCCGTGGTGATGCGCGGGGCCGGATGCACGGTGAACGACATTCTCGACCGCGACTTCGACGCCATGGTGGAGCGCACGCGCACACGGCCGATACCCTCCGGGCAGGTGTCGGTGAAACAGGCGCTGGCCTTCCTCGCCGTCCAACTCCTGATCGGGCTGGCGGTGCTGGTGCAGTTCAATCTGCTCACCATCGGGCTGGGCGTGCTGTCGCTGGTGCTGGTCTTCACCTACCCGCTGATGAAGCGCATCACCTGGTGGCCGCAGGCCTTCCTGGGGCTGACCTTCAACTGGGGCGCCCTGATGGGCTGGACCGCGGTTCGCGGCGAGTTGGAATGGCCGGCGCTGACGCTGTACGCCGCGGGGATCGTCTGGACGCTGGGCTACGACACCATCTACGCCCACCAGGACAAGGAGGACGACGCACGAATCGGCGTGAAGTCCACCGCCCTGCGGCTGGGCGACCAGAGCAAGATCTGGATCTACGGCTTCTACACGCTGACTTTCGTCGGGATCGGCATCGCCGGGCGTCTGGCCGGGCTGGGCGGGCTGTTCCTGCCGCTGCTCTCGCTGGCCGCGCTGCAGCTGTCCTGGCAGGTGGCGACCTGGAACCCCGACGATCAGACGGATTGCCTGAAGAAGTTCAAGTCGAACCGCTGGTTCGGATGGCTGGTGCTGGTGGCCTTCCTGGCCGGAAAGGTCTGA
- a CDS encoding 16S rRNA (uracil(1498)-N(3))-methyltransferase gives MSDQPKTRLYVDSPLGEGQAVGLDHERAHFLRHVLRLDKGDVVAVFNGQDGEWLAAIDGFGKGWCSLTVTVQRRPQAAGPDLWLLFAPIKRGRIDFVAEKASELGVSRLWPVFTRRTDPNRVNTDRLRANAIEAAEQSERLTVPEIADPLPLDKALAGWPAERTLYLCAEAGNVRPIAEAVRGRPHGPAAFLIGPEGGFAQTELDEICKLPFVVPVGLGPRILRADTAVVAALACWQALAGDWTADGGDTRPPFRAPADPTVGE, from the coding sequence ATGTCAGACCAACCGAAGACCCGCCTCTATGTGGACAGCCCCCTCGGCGAGGGGCAGGCGGTGGGGCTCGACCACGAGCGGGCGCATTTCCTGCGCCACGTCCTGCGGCTCGACAAGGGCGATGTCGTGGCCGTCTTCAACGGGCAGGACGGCGAATGGCTGGCCGCCATCGACGGCTTCGGCAAGGGCTGGTGCTCGCTCACCGTGACGGTGCAGCGGCGTCCTCAGGCGGCCGGGCCCGACCTTTGGCTGCTGTTCGCCCCGATCAAGCGCGGGCGCATCGATTTCGTCGCGGAGAAGGCCAGCGAGCTGGGCGTGTCGCGGCTGTGGCCGGTCTTCACCCGCCGCACCGACCCCAACCGCGTCAACACCGACCGCCTGCGTGCCAACGCCATCGAGGCCGCCGAGCAGTCGGAGCGGCTGACCGTGCCGGAGATAGCCGACCCGCTGCCGCTGGACAAGGCGCTGGCCGGTTGGCCGGCCGAACGTACGCTGTACCTGTGCGCCGAGGCCGGGAACGTACGCCCCATTGCAGAGGCCGTCCGCGGCCGTCCGCACGGCCCCGCCGCCTTCCTGATCGGGCCGGAGGGCGGCTTTGCGCAGACCGAACTTGACGAAATTTGCAAACTACCCTTTGTTGTTCCCGTCGGTCTGGGGCCCCGCATTCTTCGGGCCGACACAGCGGTGGTCGCGGCGCTCGCCTGCTGGCAGGCCCTTGCGGGGGACTGGACGGCGGACGGGGGCGATACCCGACCGCCCTTCCGCGCGCCGGCTGACCCCACCGTCGGGGAGTAA
- a CDS encoding CHAP domain-containing protein has protein sequence MRSISDFDIRGDAWTWWNTAANQQYERDQRPTLGSVLVFKRSQRLGRGHVSLVSHIVDRRTIEVDHSWLDGRGLRRNMRVVDVSPRNDWSAVRVWHEPSDQLGLRVYTTYGFILPEGEEANIRQADSRGAGIGSTFAVAPQGRSTPKPAAGPRLMEASLKGHAVAVPGRKPQVLTASLTLSGKGTAVKMVPPLQTAAVVTAVLPARKPTQPAAQKGVEMVASTEGIRAVLPPRKPGSGDSTVAELTR, from the coding sequence CGTGGTGGAACACCGCCGCCAATCAACAATATGAGCGCGACCAGCGTCCGACCCTGGGCTCCGTCCTCGTCTTCAAGCGGTCGCAGCGGCTGGGCCGCGGCCACGTTTCCCTGGTCAGCCACATCGTCGACCGCCGCACCATCGAGGTCGATCACTCCTGGCTCGATGGCCGCGGTCTGCGCCGCAACATGCGCGTGGTCGACGTGTCGCCGCGCAACGACTGGTCGGCCGTCCGCGTCTGGCATGAGCCGTCGGACCAGCTCGGCCTGCGCGTCTACACCACCTACGGCTTCATCCTGCCGGAGGGCGAGGAGGCGAATATCCGCCAGGCCGATTCCCGGGGTGCCGGCATCGGCAGCACCTTCGCCGTGGCTCCGCAGGGCCGCTCCACGCCCAAGCCCGCCGCCGGACCGCGCCTGATGGAAGCCTCCCTGAAGGGCCACGCCGTCGCCGTTCCGGGCCGCAAGCCGCAGGTGCTGACCGCATCCCTCACCCTCTCCGGCAAGGGCACCGCCGTGAAGATGGTGCCGCCGCTTCAGACCGCCGCTGTGGTGACTGCCGTGTTGCCGGCCCGCAAGCCGACCCAGCCGGCCGCGCAGAAGGGCGTCGAGATGGTGGCCTCCACCGAGGGCATCCGCGCGGTCCTGCCGCCGCGCAAGCCGGGCTCCGGCGACAGCACCGTCGCGGAGCTGACGCGCTAA